The proteins below come from a single Miscanthus floridulus cultivar M001 chromosome 1, ASM1932011v1, whole genome shotgun sequence genomic window:
- the LOC136467497 gene encoding uncharacterized mitochondrial protein AtMg00810-like, producing the protein MVTHMEELLKLTKTSTVVKVDTILYQSIAGGLRYLVHTRSDIAFVVDYVDRFMEDPKEDYWAVVNRLLCYVKGTVDQKIIFPKIGGSRLQLTVFSVQTWRGTSTDDGAPLACSSFSGRPQFYGRR; encoded by the coding sequence ATGGTGACTCATATGGAGGAGCTACTGAAGCTGACGAAGACCAGCACCGTGGTGAAGGTGGATACAATACTCTACCAGAGCATCgccggcggtctgcgctacctagtccacacgaggtcggacattgcgttcgtcgtggACTACGTCgatcgcttcatggaggatcccaaagAGGATTACTGGGCTGTGGTGAATCGGCTACtgtgctacgtcaaggggacggtggatcaaaaGATCATCTTTCCCAAAATCggtgggagtaggctgcagctcactgtgttcagcgtgcagacatggcgggggacatcgacggatgacggagcacctctggcgtgctcgtctttctCGGGTCGACCCCAATTTTATGGCCGTCGCTGA